From a region of the Salvelinus sp. IW2-2015 unplaced genomic scaffold, ASM291031v2 Un_scaffold2152, whole genome shotgun sequence genome:
- the LOC112073113 gene encoding CMRF35-like molecule 5 translates to MALHLSLLLLLIIFYRLSAVGYVSNSMWNNRQVTGVEGGSVTVHCYYSNSGDMKWCRMSGDCVMWYSGTLNGTSVTLKRTSEANNRTVLTVTMSGLKMENTDWYWCRVGELEMPVHITVSQQTATQRTSKMSSTTQDPTPQQPSASPTAESVQTDNTSQGAEGNMEEVHQRLLSLLQLSVKVLGMLVVVTAGILVTWKMWRKHQDNKAKDQTTNNSVDPFPEADDDVTYSTVIFQHKAQLKGQTKDKKNRQETRHPEAAFLVAGDFSSSSLRHIMPNVHQHNSYATRGNKDQCYSSHKQAYKAFPHHPFGKSDHDSILLLPVYKQKLKGEVPMMRCIEKWSSESEAMLQDSFASAD, encoded by the exons TGGggtatgtgtct AACTCTATGTGGAACAACAGGCAAGTGACTGGAGTAGAAGGAGGGAGTGTCACTGTCCATTGTTACTATAGTAACTCTGGAGATATGAAGTGGTGCAGGATGAGTGGTGATTGTGTGATGTGGTATTCTGGGACTTTAAATGGAACATCAGTGACATTAAAGCGGACTAGTGAAGCCAACAACAGAACAGTCTTAACAGTGACTATGAGTGGACTGAAGATGGAGAACACTGACTGGTATTGGTGTAGAGTGGGAGAACTAGAGATGCCTGTTCACATCACTGTCAGTCAACAAACTGCAACACAGAGAACCTCTAAGATGTCCTCAA CAACCCAAGATCCAACCCCTCAACARCCCTCTGCCTCTCCAACTGCTGAGTCTGTTCAGACTGACAACACAAGTCAAGGAGCTGAGGGGAACATGGAGGAAGTTCACCAGAGGTTATTATCACTCCTTCAGCT GTCTGTGAAAGTCCTGGGCATGttggtggtggtgacagctggTATCCTAGTTACATGGAAGATGTGGAGAAAGCATC AGGACAATAAGGCCAAGGACCAGACAACTAACAACTCAGTG GATCCATTTCCTGAAGCTGATGATGATGTCACATACAGCACTGTCATCTTCCAGCACAAGGCCCAACTAAAAGGACAGACCAAG GACAAGAAAAACAGGCAGGAAACCAGGCACCCAGAGGCTGCTTTTCTTGTTGCCGGTGATTTTAGTTCCTCGTCATTAAGACACATAATGCCCAACGTCCATCAACACAACTCCTACGCCACAAGAGGCAATAAAGACCAATGCTACTCTagccacaagcaagcatacaaggccttCCCTCATCACcctttcggcaaatcagatcatgactctatactcctgcttcctgtctaCAAGCAGAAGCTCAAAGGGGAAGTACCCATGATGCGTTGCATTGAGAAATGGTCCTCTGAATCGGAGGCTATGCTACAGGACAGCTTTGCTAGTGCTGACTAG